A region of Aliivibrio fischeri DNA encodes the following proteins:
- a CDS encoding glycosyltransferase gives MNPLSIVIITLNEEKRIGRLLEDLTEQTFKNFEVIVVDSNSSDATCEVAQSFSASIPDLTVHKMEKQGVSLGRNTGASLAKHERLLFLDADVRLSPDFLTKALTQLNEKGLEVAGVYMGSKGLPVAHKLGYMTFNIGLFLTQFAFPTAVGACIFSTRRAHKDLLGFDENITLCEDCDYVKRASRTWRFRFLPMTFEFDPRRLEQDGFLRMGYTYLKANVRRFLFGEMRNNEMEYKFGHYSNQK, from the coding sequence ATGAACCCATTAAGCATTGTTATTATTACTTTAAATGAAGAAAAACGTATTGGCCGTTTACTTGAAGATTTAACAGAGCAAACATTCAAAAATTTTGAAGTAATTGTTGTTGATTCAAATAGTTCAGATGCGACGTGTGAGGTTGCACAATCCTTCTCTGCAAGTATTCCTGATTTAACCGTTCATAAAATGGAGAAACAAGGGGTCAGTTTAGGTCGTAATACAGGAGCATCACTTGCTAAACATGAACGTCTATTATTTTTAGATGCTGACGTGCGTTTGTCTCCAGACTTTCTTACTAAAGCATTAACTCAACTTAATGAAAAAGGACTTGAAGTAGCAGGCGTATATATGGGCTCGAAAGGGTTACCTGTTGCTCATAAACTTGGTTATATGACGTTTAATATTGGTCTGTTTCTAACTCAATTTGCATTTCCTACCGCAGTTGGAGCGTGTATTTTTTCGACTAGAAGAGCGCATAAAGATCTTCTTGGCTTCGATGAAAATATTACGTTATGCGAAGATTGTGATTACGTAAAAAGAGCAAGCAGAACTTGGCGTTTTCGTTTTCTTCCAATGACATTTGAGTTTGATCCACGTCGTTTAGAACAAGATGGCTTTTTGCGAATGGGGTATACCTATTTAAAAGCTAATGTTCGCCGTTTCTTGTTTGGAGAAATGCGCAATAACGAAATGGAATATAAGTTCGGACATTATTCAAATCAAAAGTAA
- a CDS encoding cache domain-containing protein, which yields MTLSPTVWKKRIKTMVRYRLLWLNSVPLFLTLLALVIITAFWSTHYTWQNALNDVGSKLSVANNSIDFLQREQSAELRGFVESYYFQKKFENKAPDFESWVSQQAGKYNSDFIALHPVSYMNELPSSLVNDMKIGMSRTFFQVMSEKELADINPKLKQQVWVTNKEDRSIEKRGLISRTLIPIFDNKGKLTWIVDSGIILNNSTLLVDRIRDLIYPSGDLPSNNIGTVTLFLDGLRISTNVPLHTDFANKELNQGRAIGTKVSPEVKAQVIGAGERWVNRAYVYNDWYISAYQPIKDMNGDVIGMLYTGYLEWPLLKQYLQNLLEAGITILITLLLSTFFVHRGARDLFQPIEKIHFVVKSVQLGKDVRIGDLGLDNSHELASLAQQFDNMLDQLQLRNLEIQRASKELESKVKSRTASLHEKTVELEQYIKLLKQAQDKLVMSEKLASLGELTAGIAHEINNPTAVILGNAELIKYELGEEAHVIAEELETIMEQIDRIRNITRSLLQYSRQGGIQDEVTWQYINPIIEESVTLVRTGAHKRDIEVEFDFEQPPRVEVNRHHLLQVLVNLQMNGIHAMNSKGKLIIRSRTWCHEGVEFGAIIEVEDFGCGIAGEQLNRIFDPFYTTKRDGTGLGLSVSQSLLSQTGGEIKVRSQLGKGTVFTIYLPTKTEEQQYHNLVG from the coding sequence ATGACGCTATCTCCGACGGTTTGGAAAAAACGCATTAAAACCATGGTGCGTTACCGCTTACTTTGGTTGAACTCGGTTCCATTATTCTTAACCCTATTAGCTCTAGTGATCATTACAGCATTTTGGTCTACACATTATACTTGGCAAAATGCACTGAATGATGTTGGCAGTAAATTATCTGTTGCCAATAACAGTATTGATTTTTTACAGCGAGAGCAAAGCGCGGAATTGAGAGGCTTTGTAGAATCGTATTATTTTCAAAAAAAGTTTGAAAATAAAGCGCCTGATTTTGAGTCGTGGGTTTCGCAACAAGCGGGTAAATACAACTCTGATTTTATTGCGTTACATCCAGTTTCTTATATGAATGAGCTGCCTTCTTCTTTAGTCAATGATATGAAGATTGGTATGTCACGAACCTTCTTTCAAGTCATGTCTGAAAAAGAGTTAGCGGATATTAATCCTAAACTGAAACAACAGGTTTGGGTGACTAACAAAGAAGATAGAAGTATAGAAAAGCGTGGTTTGATTAGCCGAACGTTAATACCAATTTTTGATAATAAAGGGAAATTAACTTGGATTGTTGATAGCGGAATTATATTAAATAACAGCACATTACTTGTCGATAGAATCCGTGATTTGATCTATCCATCAGGTGATTTACCGTCCAATAATATAGGGACAGTAACGTTATTTTTAGATGGACTTCGTATTAGTACCAACGTTCCACTGCATACTGATTTTGCAAATAAAGAGTTAAACCAAGGCCGTGCTATTGGAACCAAAGTATCTCCAGAAGTGAAAGCACAAGTTATTGGTGCTGGAGAGCGATGGGTAAATAGAGCTTATGTTTACAATGATTGGTACATTTCAGCATATCAACCGATTAAAGATATGAATGGAGATGTGATTGGAATGCTTTATACCGGCTATTTAGAGTGGCCGTTATTAAAACAGTATTTACAAAACTTGCTTGAAGCAGGGATCACCATTCTTATTACGTTATTATTGTCGACATTTTTTGTGCATCGAGGAGCTCGAGATCTATTTCAACCGATCGAAAAAATTCACTTTGTAGTGAAGTCTGTCCAATTAGGTAAAGATGTTCGAATTGGGGATTTAGGGTTGGATAATAGTCATGAACTGGCCAGCTTAGCGCAGCAGTTTGACAATATGCTTGATCAACTTCAGTTACGAAATTTAGAGATCCAAAGGGCATCTAAAGAGTTAGAGTCAAAAGTTAAGTCAAGAACGGCAAGTTTGCATGAAAAGACAGTGGAATTAGAGCAATACATAAAATTGCTAAAACAAGCTCAAGATAAGCTGGTAATGAGTGAAAAATTGGCATCACTTGGTGAGTTGACTGCCGGTATTGCTCATGAAATTAATAATCCTACAGCTGTTATTCTAGGTAATGCAGAATTAATTAAATATGAATTAGGTGAAGAGGCCCACGTAATAGCTGAAGAGCTAGAAACCATTATGGAGCAAATAGACCGAATCCGTAATATCACTCGTAGTTTATTGCAGTACAGTCGACAAGGTGGGATTCAAGATGAGGTGACATGGCAATACATTAATCCAATCATTGAAGAAAGCGTTACCTTAGTTCGTACAGGGGCTCACAAACGAGATATTGAGGTTGAGTTTGATTTTGAGCAGCCACCAAGAGTGGAAGTGAATCGCCATCATTTATTGCAAGTATTAGTCAATCTGCAAATGAATGGCATTCATGCAATGAACAGTAAAGGTAAACTTATCATTCGTAGTCGAACTTGGTGTCATGAAGGAGTTGAGTTTGGTGCGATTATAGAAGTAGAAGATTTCGGATGTGGTATTGCTGGAGAACAACTAAATCGAATTTTTGACCCGTTCTATACAACAAAGCGTGATGGAACAGGGCTTGGTTTATCTGTTTCTCAAAGTTTATTAAGTCAAACTGGTGGTGAAATTAAAGTGAGATCACAACTTGGAAAGGGAACCGTCTTTACGATCTATTTGCCAACAAAGACAGAAGAACAGCAATATCATAATTTGGTAGGTTGA
- a CDS encoding sigma-54 dependent transcriptional regulator, whose translation MVVKSDWNAFSVLVVDDEIGMQTILKKALSKQFGQVHTAGTIEEAEEIRQSHHLDLIILDINLPGQTGLEWQESVACDARNYDVIFMTGYAELDTAIQALRLGASDFILKPFNLENMLQAVKRCMDRRLVERTNFALKREVEKKNPIEIIGNAEKTLQLKKMVAQLAPSNAAVLIEGESGTGKELVARGLHQLSERKGPFVPLNCGAIAPDLLESELFGHTSGAFTGAKKGREGLFRVANGGTLFLDEIGEMPIGMQSSLLRALEQKAIRPVGSEKEIPVDVRIVAATNRNLLEEVEKGNFRKDLFYRLNVLTVSLPALRERKADLACLTEHFSQMIASEMGVKPVHWAHEDIVAMANYDWPGNIRELKNMIERCILLGKPPVEHWAELQGDEPIHQDEEQNKNDDASRNKEGECTCMPILDTYPEKWTLKEVEKSHIITVVDLHDGNKSAAARQLGVARKTLERKFKEWSEENA comes from the coding sequence ATGGTTGTAAAATCAGATTGGAATGCGTTTTCAGTTCTTGTTGTTGATGATGAAATTGGTATGCAAACCATACTAAAAAAAGCATTAAGTAAACAATTTGGACAAGTGCATACCGCAGGTACGATTGAAGAAGCAGAAGAAATTCGACAATCTCACCATCTTGATTTAATCATTCTTGATATTAACTTACCAGGTCAAACAGGTTTAGAGTGGCAAGAAAGCGTTGCATGTGATGCGCGTAATTACGATGTGATTTTCATGACAGGTTATGCGGAGTTAGATACGGCGATTCAAGCGCTTCGACTTGGCGCATCTGATTTTATTTTAAAGCCGTTTAATCTTGAAAACATGCTACAAGCAGTTAAACGATGCATGGATCGTCGTTTAGTTGAGCGAACCAACTTTGCTTTAAAAAGAGAAGTTGAGAAGAAGAATCCGATTGAGATCATCGGTAATGCAGAGAAAACGTTACAGTTAAAGAAAATGGTAGCTCAACTTGCTCCATCTAATGCAGCTGTATTAATTGAAGGTGAATCAGGAACAGGTAAAGAGTTAGTTGCTCGTGGTTTGCACCAATTAAGTGAACGCAAAGGGCCGTTTGTACCATTAAACTGCGGGGCTATTGCTCCTGACTTACTTGAAAGTGAATTGTTTGGGCATACTTCTGGTGCGTTTACTGGTGCTAAGAAAGGGCGTGAGGGTTTATTCAGAGTAGCGAATGGTGGGACACTGTTTTTAGATGAAATAGGTGAAATGCCAATTGGAATGCAATCATCGTTGCTGCGAGCGTTAGAGCAAAAAGCCATTAGACCTGTAGGCTCTGAAAAAGAAATTCCTGTTGATGTTCGTATTGTTGCTGCTACTAACCGTAATTTATTAGAAGAAGTGGAAAAAGGAAATTTCAGAAAAGATTTATTTTATCGTTTAAATGTTTTGACGGTTTCTCTACCAGCATTACGAGAGCGAAAAGCGGATCTTGCATGTTTAACTGAGCATTTTTCGCAAATGATTGCGAGTGAAATGGGAGTAAAACCTGTGCATTGGGCTCATGAAGATATCGTCGCAATGGCAAATTACGATTGGCCGGGTAATATCCGTGAGCTTAAAAATATGATTGAACGTTGTATTTTATTAGGCAAGCCACCTGTTGAACATTGGGCTGAATTACAAGGTGATGAGCCAATTCATCAAGACGAAGAACAGAATAAAAATGATGACGCATCAAGGAATAAAGAAGGCGAGTGTACTTGTATGCCTATCTTAGATACTTACCCAGAAAAATGGACATTAAAAGAAGTGGAAAAATCACACATCATCACTGTCGTGGATCTTCATGATGGTAATAAATCTGCAGCTGCAAGGCAGTTGGGGGTTGCTCGTAAAACTTTAGAGCGTAAGTTTAAAGAGTGGAGCGAAGAAAACGCATGA
- a CDS encoding substrate-binding domain-containing protein, which produces MNNKIKTFSAVAALALGSFSATDVYANDANVVRLATTTSTYHSGLLDYLLPEFQKDSGYEVQVLAAGTGKALKMGENGDVDLVMTHAPKAEANFVEKGYGVEPKSLMYNDFVLVGPKADPAHIHGMKDVTAAFKKMAESDVTFVSRGDDSGTNKKELNLWAQTKIEPNFGGYKAVGQGMGPTLNMTSELQAYTLTDRGTWLAYQNKLDLEIMVEGDKRLFNPYQVILINPERYKNLNTKGAQAFSDWLVSDKGQAMINSFKLNGKQLFTADAK; this is translated from the coding sequence ATGAACAATAAAATTAAGACATTTTCTGCAGTTGCTGCACTGGCTTTAGGTTCTTTCTCTGCGACTGACGTATACGCTAATGACGCAAACGTTGTACGTTTAGCAACGACAACAAGTACTTACCACTCAGGCTTATTAGATTACCTTCTTCCAGAATTCCAAAAAGATTCAGGCTACGAAGTTCAAGTTCTTGCTGCTGGTACTGGTAAAGCATTGAAAATGGGCGAAAATGGCGATGTTGATTTAGTAATGACTCACGCACCAAAAGCTGAAGCAAACTTTGTTGAAAAAGGCTACGGTGTTGAGCCAAAATCACTGATGTACAATGACTTTGTGCTAGTAGGTCCTAAAGCTGACCCTGCTCATATTCACGGTATGAAAGACGTTACTGCAGCATTCAAAAAAATGGCTGAATCTGACGTAACTTTCGTATCACGTGGCGATGATTCTGGTACAAACAAAAAAGAATTGAATCTTTGGGCTCAAACTAAAATTGAACCAAACTTCGGTGGTTATAAAGCAGTTGGTCAAGGTATGGGTCCAACACTAAACATGACTTCTGAACTACAAGCTTATACCTTAACAGACCGTGGTACTTGGTTAGCTTACCAGAACAAACTTGATCTTGAGATCATGGTTGAAGGTGATAAACGTCTATTCAACCCTTACCAAGTAATTCTAATTAACCCTGAGCGTTACAAAAACCTAAACACAAAAGGTGCGCAAGCATTCAGTGATTGGTTAGTAAGCGATAAAGGTCAGGCAATGATTAATAGCTTCAAACTGAATGGTAAACAACTGTTCACAGCGGACGCTAAATAA
- a CDS encoding ABC transporter permease: protein MTILATSQEAIQLLFSGDTALWSIVGVSFSVSLFAMAVVLLPALLLAFALAYGSFPGRWLLLSIMNTLQSVPTVVIGLLLYMMLSRAGPLGDWQLLFTQEAMVIGQIFICFPIMVAMMHGAFQHSDRRVWETSFTLGASLPRAFGSLIWETRFPILAAVIAGFSRIITEVGCSMMVGGNIFNSTRNIPTAIAMESQKGAFAQGVALGMVLLVLALVLNFLLSITRGKGYLRT, encoded by the coding sequence ATGACTATTTTAGCCACCTCTCAAGAGGCAATTCAATTACTGTTTAGTGGTGATACTGCATTATGGAGCATCGTAGGTGTTTCATTTTCTGTATCCCTATTTGCAATGGCAGTTGTATTATTACCTGCTCTTTTGTTGGCATTTGCGCTTGCTTATGGATCTTTTCCTGGGCGGTGGCTATTACTTTCTATTATGAATACATTGCAATCCGTGCCCACCGTTGTTATTGGGTTGCTACTGTATATGATGCTTTCTCGTGCTGGCCCATTAGGTGACTGGCAACTACTCTTTACCCAAGAAGCAATGGTTATTGGACAGATATTTATCTGTTTTCCAATTATGGTCGCTATGATGCATGGTGCATTTCAGCACAGTGACCGTCGTGTTTGGGAAACCTCATTCACGCTTGGTGCTTCACTTCCACGCGCATTTGGCAGCTTAATTTGGGAGACTCGCTTCCCTATTTTAGCCGCTGTAATCGCTGGATTTTCTCGTATAATTACTGAAGTAGGTTGTTCAATGATGGTTGGTGGTAACATCTTCAACTCTACTCGAAATATTCCAACTGCGATTGCAATGGAAAGCCAAAAAGGCGCATTTGCACAGGGTGTTGCTCTTGGTATGGTGTTATTAGTTTTAGCACTCGTTTTAAACTTTTTACTCTCTATCACTCGTGGTAAAGGGTATTTACGTACTTAG
- a CDS encoding energy-coupling factor ABC transporter ATP-binding protein: MTIRITADNLSMRFNDRVLFHIPHLSLGPKESVYLRGANGVGKTTLLKILSGLQTATTGKINLDQPHWSVRLLGRSGNNQIVYLHQNPFLFDGTVYDNVIYGVKYTAMSKQNKRNMVINALRMVGLETLADEHISVLSGGEKQRVAMARAWVLKPSILLMDEPSASVDQESIDLLVIMAKDLLDRGSSIVVTSHQTNALTEICHRQWTISDAKLIESTPLKVIVSKDKYAPAKAN, from the coding sequence ATGACAATTAGAATAACTGCCGATAATCTATCTATGCGATTTAACGATCGTGTGCTTTTTCATATCCCTCATTTATCTCTTGGGCCAAAAGAATCTGTTTATTTACGTGGCGCAAATGGCGTAGGTAAAACCACTCTACTCAAAATCTTATCGGGTCTGCAAACCGCGACAACGGGTAAGATCAACCTTGATCAACCTCACTGGTCTGTTCGTTTACTAGGCCGTTCAGGTAACAACCAAATCGTTTATTTGCATCAGAATCCATTTCTTTTTGATGGTACGGTTTATGACAATGTCATTTACGGTGTTAAATACACAGCAATGAGCAAGCAAAACAAACGTAATATGGTGATCAACGCCTTACGTATGGTTGGACTTGAGACATTAGCTGACGAACATATTTCTGTTTTATCTGGTGGTGAAAAACAACGTGTCGCTATGGCTCGAGCTTGGGTATTAAAACCGTCTATTTTACTAATGGACGAACCAAGTGCCAGTGTTGACCAAGAGTCCATCGATTTATTAGTAATTATGGCTAAAGATCTACTTGATCGTGGCTCTAGTATTGTCGTTACCAGCCACCAAACCAATGCCTTAACTGAAATTTGTCATCGTCAATGGACCATTTCAGATGCAAAGCTGATAGAATCAACCCCATTAAAAGTGATTGTTAGCAAGGATAAGTATGCTCCAGCCAAAGCAAACTAG
- the mobA gene encoding molybdenum cofactor guanylyltransferase MobA, which translates to MLQPKQTSWVILAGGQARRMGGKDKGFVLFQDKPLIEHALDTLTSQTDQIAINANRSIEEYSRYAVTFPDQFSEYPGPLAGMHSGLVNMNSDWVGFIPCDSPNLPNNLVSLLCNAVKEDTDIVVAHDGEYMQPVVTLMHKRIIPKIDAFLTRGDRKIILLYKECNTVFADFSDYPNAFINLNSPQELEQFGTLL; encoded by the coding sequence ATGCTCCAGCCAAAGCAAACTAGTTGGGTAATTTTAGCGGGTGGGCAAGCTCGTCGTATGGGTGGAAAAGATAAAGGGTTTGTTTTATTTCAAGATAAACCACTCATCGAGCACGCTCTAGACACATTGACATCTCAAACTGATCAAATTGCCATTAATGCTAATCGCAGTATTGAAGAATACTCACGTTACGCCGTCACCTTTCCTGACCAATTTAGTGAATACCCAGGGCCTTTAGCAGGTATGCATTCTGGTCTTGTAAATATGAATTCTGACTGGGTTGGGTTTATTCCATGTGATTCCCCTAACCTACCAAACAATTTAGTTTCTTTGCTTTGTAATGCCGTCAAAGAAGATACTGATATTGTGGTGGCTCACGATGGTGAGTACATGCAACCTGTTGTCACTTTAATGCACAAACGTATTATTCCAAAAATTGATGCCTTTTTAACGCGTGGAGACAGAAAAATCATCCTATTATACAAAGAGTGTAATACTGTATTTGCTGATTTTTCTGACTATCCTAACGCGTTTATCAATTTGAATAGTCCTCAAGAACTTGAACAATTTGGAACTTTATTATGA
- a CDS encoding bifunctional molybdopterin-guanine dinucleotide biosynthesis adaptor protein MobB/molybdopterin molybdotransferase MoeA: MSLTSASIPLLGFAAYSGTGKTTLLEKLLPKLTDMGLKVAVIKHAHHNFDIDQEGKDSYRLRKAGASQMLISSRFRNALITETPDEETTCQQLINKLDQTELDLILIEGFKQLPYTKIELHRDEIGKPWIFPEDENIIAIASDSKAESELPQMDINDTDSITSFIVDYVKQHQHKQQSDLSANCDELSPAFLSVSQGRAKILEAITPLNSQSNVSLVESINALAAQDILSPINVPQHNNSAMDGYVICGDDLERESYTIVAEIMAGHSYDRPLQHGEAAKIMTGAPVPENGHAVIMREQATQEDDQVRFDAGKSGIRKGQNVRLAGEDLAINQICVAKGSRITAPEVGMLASLGIASVPVIAKTKVAIFSTGDEVQAPGEAQKANSIYDSNRFTLTALLQKLGCEVIDFGIIEDSEAALESTLSQASQQADMILSSGGVSVGDADYIKTILDKLGNINFWRINMRPGRPLAFGHIGDTPFFGLPGNPVAVMVAFLQFVEPALRKLQGEDNWQPETFTAIAKEFIRSRTGRTEYSRGIYSINQNGQMEVVTTGKQGSGILRSMSEANCLIEVQPEVESVDIGQKVTIIPLSSRV; encoded by the coding sequence ATGAGCTTAACGTCTGCGTCTATCCCTTTATTGGGTTTTGCTGCTTATAGCGGCACAGGTAAAACAACATTACTTGAAAAACTGCTGCCTAAACTGACTGATATGGGACTAAAAGTCGCAGTCATTAAACACGCTCATCATAATTTTGATATCGACCAAGAAGGTAAAGACAGTTACCGCTTACGTAAAGCGGGCGCTAGCCAAATGTTGATCAGTTCACGCTTTCGCAATGCCTTGATCACTGAAACACCCGATGAAGAAACAACGTGTCAGCAGTTAATCAATAAACTCGATCAAACTGAATTAGACTTAATTCTTATTGAAGGGTTTAAACAACTGCCATACACCAAGATTGAATTGCATCGTGATGAAATCGGCAAGCCTTGGATTTTCCCAGAAGATGAGAACATCATTGCGATTGCCTCTGATTCAAAAGCCGAATCTGAACTGCCTCAAATGGACATCAATGATACCGATTCAATCACTTCGTTCATTGTTGACTACGTCAAACAACATCAGCATAAACAGCAAAGTGACCTATCCGCTAACTGTGATGAGTTATCTCCTGCGTTTTTATCTGTTAGCCAAGGCAGAGCAAAGATTTTAGAGGCGATTACTCCACTAAATTCACAAAGTAATGTTTCTTTAGTTGAGTCGATTAATGCATTAGCCGCTCAAGATATTTTATCACCGATTAATGTTCCCCAACATAACAATTCAGCAATGGATGGCTATGTGATTTGTGGTGATGATTTAGAGCGTGAAAGCTATACGATCGTTGCCGAAATCATGGCAGGTCACAGCTATGATCGCCCTCTTCAACATGGTGAAGCAGCAAAAATCATGACGGGTGCGCCAGTACCTGAAAATGGTCATGCCGTGATCATGCGAGAACAAGCGACTCAAGAAGATGATCAAGTACGCTTCGATGCGGGTAAATCAGGCATTCGTAAAGGCCAAAACGTTCGTCTAGCCGGTGAAGATCTGGCTATCAATCAGATCTGTGTGGCTAAAGGTTCACGTATTACCGCACCTGAAGTAGGTATGCTTGCGTCTTTAGGCATTGCTTCTGTTCCTGTTATCGCTAAAACAAAAGTGGCTATTTTCTCGACTGGCGATGAAGTTCAAGCACCGGGTGAAGCACAGAAAGCCAACTCTATTTACGACTCAAACCGTTTTACTTTAACGGCATTACTGCAAAAATTAGGCTGTGAAGTAATTGATTTCGGTATCATTGAAGACAGTGAAGCTGCTTTAGAGTCAACGCTTTCTCAAGCATCACAACAAGCAGATATGATTTTATCTTCTGGTGGTGTATCGGTTGGTGATGCAGACTACATCAAAACGATTTTAGACAAACTGGGCAATATTAATTTCTGGCGTATCAATATGCGCCCGGGTCGCCCTCTTGCCTTTGGTCATATTGGCGATACTCCATTCTTCGGTTTACCAGGTAACCCTGTAGCAGTAATGGTGGCGTTCTTACAGTTTGTTGAGCCTGCACTTCGCAAACTTCAAGGCGAAGATAATTGGCAGCCTGAAACCTTTACTGCAATTGCAAAAGAGTTTATTCGTTCTCGCACTGGCCGAACTGAATACAGCCGTGGTATTTACTCTATTAACCAAAATGGTCAAATGGAAGTCGTAACCACAGGTAAGCAAGGCTCAGGTATTTTACGTTCAATGAGTGAAGCCAATTGCTTAATCGAAGTGCAACCAGAAGTAGAGTCGGTAGATATTGGTCAGAAAGTGACGATCATTCCGTTGAGTTCGAGAGTGTAA
- a CDS encoding type I restriction-modification system subunit M — protein MPHTQINQDDINKAVWSACDTFRGTVDPSIYKDFILTMLFLKYISDVRQDKVEELTKQFGDNKEMVEAMLASQSFKIPTGSTFWDLYDARNTAGNGTRIDQALHAIEEANGTKLKGVFQDISFNTDKLGDEKQKNDILRHLLEDFGKPTLNLRPSRVGSLDVIGNAYEYLIKHFAASSGKSAGEFYTPPEVSDLLSIILEPQQGDSICDPACGSGSLLMKCGKQVQKNFGGSKQYALFGQEAIGSTWSLAKMNMFLHGEDNHRIEWGDTIRNPKLQDTEGGLLHFDVVTANPPFSLDKWGHEDAESDHFGRFRRGVPPKTKGDYAFISHMIETLKPATPTSKGGRMGVVVPHGVLFRASSEGKIRQQLIEENLLDAVIGLPEKLFFGTGIPAAILIFKKKKDTKDVMFIDASREFKSGKNQNVLTVENIDKIVKTYRSGDNVDKYAYVATLDEIRENDYNLNIPRYVDTFEEEAEIDLMAVRSERLALQTELADLEAEMAGYLEELGYE, from the coding sequence ATGCCACATACCCAAATCAACCAAGACGACATCAACAAAGCCGTATGGTCTGCTTGCGATACTTTCCGCGGCACCGTCGACCCATCTATCTACAAAGACTTCATCCTTACCATGTTGTTCTTAAAATACATCTCAGATGTACGCCAAGACAAAGTCGAAGAACTAACTAAACAGTTCGGTGACAACAAAGAGATGGTTGAAGCCATGCTTGCCAGCCAATCATTCAAGATCCCAACAGGTTCAACCTTCTGGGATTTGTACGATGCACGTAATACCGCAGGTAACGGTACTCGCATTGACCAAGCGCTGCACGCGATTGAAGAAGCCAACGGCACCAAGCTAAAAGGCGTGTTCCAAGACATCAGCTTTAACACCGATAAATTGGGTGATGAGAAGCAAAAGAACGACATCCTACGCCACCTATTAGAAGACTTTGGTAAGCCAACCCTAAACCTACGTCCAAGCCGTGTTGGTTCGCTGGATGTGATTGGTAACGCTTACGAATACCTGATCAAACACTTTGCCGCAAGTAGCGGAAAATCGGCAGGCGAATTCTATACCCCGCCAGAGGTATCAGATCTGCTTTCTATCATTCTAGAGCCACAACAAGGTGACAGCATTTGTGACCCAGCGTGTGGTTCAGGCTCACTATTGATGAAGTGTGGTAAGCAAGTTCAAAAAAACTTTGGCGGCTCTAAGCAGTACGCTCTGTTTGGTCAAGAAGCGATTGGCTCAACATGGTCATTAGCAAAAATGAACATGTTCCTGCACGGTGAAGACAACCACCGTATTGAATGGGGTGACACCATTCGTAACCCTAAGCTTCAGGATACTGAAGGCGGTCTACTGCACTTTGATGTCGTAACAGCCAACCCTCCATTCTCATTAGATAAATGGGGCCATGAAGATGCAGAAAGCGATCATTTTGGTCGTTTCCGTCGTGGCGTGCCACCAAAAACCAAAGGCGACTACGCTTTCATCTCGCACATGATTGAAACCCTAAAGCCTGCTACTCCAACAAGCAAGGGCGGTCGAATGGGCGTGGTTGTGCCTCATGGTGTGCTATTCCGTGCATCAAGCGAGGGCAAAATCCGTCAACAACTGATCGAAGAAAACCTATTGGATGCCGTGATCGGTTTGCCTGAAAAACTGTTCTTTGGCACGGGTATTCCAGCGGCAATCTTGATCTTTAAGAAGAAGAAAGACACCAAGGATGTGATGTTCATTGATGCGTCGCGTGAGTTCAAATCTGGCAAAAACCAAAACGTTCTAACAGTAGAAAACATCGACAAGATCGTGAAGACCTACCGCAGCGGCGACAACGTGGATAAATACGCGTATGTGGCAACGCTCGATGAGATCCGTGAGAACGACTACAACCTGAATATTCCTCGTTACGTCGATACGTTTGAAGAAGAAGCGGAGATCGATTTGATGGCAGTGCGCAGTGAGCGTTTGGCGCTGCAAACTGAACTAGCCGATCTAGAAGCAGAAATGGCGGGCTACCTAGAGGAGTTGGGTTATGAATAG